The following proteins are co-located in the Maridesulfovibrio sp. genome:
- a CDS encoding FAD-dependent oxidoreductase gives MSEHVVVIGAVALGPKAACRYKRIRQDARVTLIDRDEIFSYGGCGIPYFVSGDVSEANQLRTTAFHMVRDEPFFNDIKGVEVLSSTEATKIDRENKQVHITNLKTGEKSVLDYDQLVIGTGATPRKLGLPGEDLENVFYVGNMHDAEKIKEGITKGQYGKAVVVGAGFIGLEMAEAFSDMWGIETTVVEIFDQILPRMCSPVLAKMGQRHMEEEGVSFKLGQTVSRIEGDGKVERVITSDGEVEADIVIISAGVIPNDKLARECGLECSERGGIMVDETMRTSDPLIFSGGDCAIIKNAVDGSPLFLPMGSMANRQGRIIGGNLAGRKEIFPAAAGSWCVKIFERAMSGTGMSLGAAKQAGFDAISVMLIMADRAHFYPEKDMMTLEMVVDQTTRRVLGIQGISAGGDALVGRINAVAAIMKYQPKIEDVSNLEVAYSPPFASAMDVLNAIANMADNAINGMNHGHGPDIFAQYWDAREGGEYCFLDVREKADAEPFLEKYPEHWHNIPQGEIPRRYEELPKDKKLVLVCNTGGRSYEAQIMLDALGFEEVHNTQGGMAVIKAYGVDI, from the coding sequence ATGTCAGAACATGTAGTTGTCATCGGTGCTGTTGCACTTGGTCCCAAAGCTGCCTGCCGCTATAAAAGAATCAGGCAGGATGCCCGCGTTACCCTGATCGACAGGGACGAAATTTTTTCCTACGGCGGTTGCGGTATCCCTTACTTTGTCTCCGGAGACGTGTCCGAAGCCAACCAGCTTCGTACCACCGCTTTCCACATGGTTCGTGATGAGCCGTTTTTCAACGACATCAAAGGCGTGGAAGTGCTTTCTTCCACCGAAGCCACCAAAATCGACCGTGAAAACAAACAGGTTCACATCACAAACCTGAAAACAGGCGAAAAGAGTGTACTTGATTACGATCAACTCGTAATCGGTACCGGAGCCACTCCCCGCAAGCTTGGGCTTCCCGGTGAAGATCTTGAAAATGTTTTCTATGTCGGCAACATGCATGACGCTGAAAAGATCAAGGAAGGCATCACCAAAGGCCAGTACGGTAAAGCTGTCGTCGTCGGTGCCGGTTTCATCGGTCTTGAGATGGCTGAAGCTTTTTCCGATATGTGGGGTATTGAAACCACTGTTGTAGAAATTTTCGACCAGATTCTGCCCCGTATGTGCAGCCCGGTGCTGGCAAAGATGGGGCAGAGGCATATGGAAGAAGAGGGTGTTTCCTTCAAACTCGGCCAGACTGTTTCCCGAATTGAAGGTGACGGCAAGGTTGAGCGCGTAATTACCTCTGACGGTGAAGTGGAAGCTGATATTGTAATTATATCCGCAGGCGTTATTCCCAATGATAAGCTTGCCCGTGAATGCGGTCTTGAGTGCAGCGAGCGCGGCGGTATTATGGTTGATGAGACCATGCGTACTTCAGATCCCCTGATTTTTTCCGGCGGTGACTGCGCAATTATCAAAAACGCTGTTGACGGCTCACCTCTGTTCCTGCCCATGGGATCCATGGCTAACAGGCAGGGCCGGATAATCGGCGGGAACCTCGCCGGTCGCAAGGAAATTTTTCCTGCGGCAGCCGGTTCTTGGTGCGTTAAGATTTTTGAGCGGGCGATGTCTGGTACCGGGATGAGCCTTGGCGCGGCCAAACAGGCAGGATTTGATGCTATAAGCGTCATGCTGATCATGGCTGACCGTGCTCACTTCTATCCTGAAAAGGACATGATGACCCTTGAGATGGTTGTTGATCAGACAACCCGCCGTGTTCTCGGTATTCAGGGTATTTCTGCCGGTGGCGACGCTCTCGTCGGTCGTATCAACGCAGTGGCTGCGATTATGAAATACCAGCCCAAGATCGAAGATGTCAGCAACCTTGAAGTTGCTTATTCCCCGCCGTTTGCTTCCGCCATGGACGTTCTCAATGCTATCGCCAACATGGCCGATAACGCGATTAATGGTATGAACCATGGTCACGGTCCAGATATTTTCGCCCAGTATTGGGATGCACGTGAAGGCGGTGAGTACTGCTTCCTTGATGTTCGTGAAAAAGCCGATGCCGAACCTTTTCTCGAAAAGTATCCTGAGCACTGGCACAATATTCCGCAGGGTGAGATTCCCAGAAGGTACGAAGAGCTGCCCAAGGATAAGAAATTGGTGCTGGTCTGCAATACCGGTGGCCGTTCCTATGAAGCTCAGATCATGCTTGATGCCCTCGGTTTTGAAGAGGTCCATAACACTCAGGGTGGAATGGCGGTCATCAAGGCCTACGGCGTTGATATCTAG